In Harmonia axyridis chromosome 6, icHarAxyr1.1, whole genome shotgun sequence, a single window of DNA contains:
- the LOC123682050 gene encoding ero1-like protein — MLTLTSRQGALITLILLTSPCLAFFESEDCFCELKGSIEDCQCEVDTVDSFNNVKIYPRLRSLLVKDYFRYFRVNLRKKCPFWHDDSKCSMRYCSVQSCQEDEVPIGLKGEFKKKEAPISPTCGDGLSCDISSQTKTPKTQCNGPESLDYLNTSLSEKIVKDMELWTAYDNAQENFCILDDNDEDSEYVDLLLNPERYTGYKGKSAERVWRSIYTENCFQTYSWQKPSFFKLDQMCLEERVFYRAISGLHTSINVHLCANYLLSDPNKPSLIKPNGQWGMNLGEFERRFSPSTTGGQGPNWLKNLYFLYLLELRAIKKAAPLLDKWEFYTGNEREDWDTKMAIKDLMETIRKFPSHFDESTMFIGDANKKKLKIEFRDHFRNVSRIMDCVGCDKCKLWGKLQTQGLGTALKILFSTENGSVENLKLQRNEIVSLLNAFGRLSNSIYKLDDFREMVKQKDKSNSKRLKIEF, encoded by the exons ATGTTGACACTTACATCCAGACAGGGCGCTCTTATCACGCTGATTCTTCTGACATCGCCATGTCTGGCGTTTTTCGAAAGCGAGGACTGCTTCTGTGAACTGAAGGGCAGCATCGAGGATTGCCAGTGCGAAGTGGACACTGTGGACAGTTTCAACAACGTGAAGATATACCCGCGTCTGCGCAGCCTACTTGTTAAGGATTACTTCAGATATTTCAGGGTGAATTTGCGGAAAAAGTGTCCGTTTTGGCATGATGACAGCAAGTGTTCTATGCGATACTGTTCTGTGCAGTCCTGTCAAGAGGACGAAGTCCCCATCGGTTTGAAAggagaatttaagaaaaaagaaGCGCCTATATCTCCTACTTGCGGCGATGGGTTGTCCTGCGATATCTCAAGTCAAACCAAAACGCCGAAAACGCAGTGCAACGGTCCTGAATCCCTGGATTACTTGAACACCTCCCTCAGTGAAAAAATAGTGAAGGATATGGAGCTGTGGACAGCTTACGACAACGCACAAGAGAACTTCTGCATCTTGGACGACAACGATGAAGATTCTGAGTATGTAGATCTCTTGTTGAACCCTGAAAGGTACACTGGTTACAAAGGAAAATCTGCTGAAAGGGTTTGGAGAAGCATCTACACAGAGAACTGTTTCCAGACGTATTCTTGGCAGAAGCCTTCCTTCTTCAAGCTGGACCAGATGTGTTTGGAAGAGCGCGTCTTTTACAGGGCTATATCCGGACTACACACCAGCATCAACGTCCACCTGTGTGCTAACTACCTTTTGTCAGATCCGAATAAACCTAGTCTCATCAAACCTAATGGACAATGGGGAATGAATCTGGGAGAATTCGAGAGAAGGTTTTCACCTTCGACGACTGGCGGTCAAGGTCCTAATTGGTTGAAGAATTTGTACTTTTTATATCTGCTCGAATTGAGGGCGATCAAGAAAGCTGCGCCCCTTTTGGACAAGTGGGAGTTTTATACTG gAAACGAGAGAGAAGACTGGGACACCAAAATGGCAATTAAAGACTTAATGGAAACCATTCGCAAGTTTCCTTCACACTTCGACGAATCCACCATGTTTATAGGAGACGCCAATAAGAAAAAACTGAAGATAGAATTCCGAGACCATTTTCGAAATGTCAGTAGGATTATGGACTGCGTAGGTTGCGACAAATGCAAATTATGGGGCAAACTCCAGACACAGGGCCTTGGAACAGCGCTGAAAATTCTGTTTTCTACAGAAAATGGGTCTGTAGAAAATCTCAAGTTACAACGTAATGAGATAGTATCCCTTCTGAACGCATTCGGGAGGCTGTCAAACAGTATTTACAAGCTAGACGATTTCAGGGAGATGGTGAAACAAAAGGATAAATCCAATTCGAAAAGACTGAAGATAgaattttga